One part of the Gadus macrocephalus chromosome 8, ASM3116895v1 genome encodes these proteins:
- the LOC132463399 gene encoding actin nucleation-promoting factor WASL-like, translating into MSRMLSKVSLLWALCCMVLIPDLLEATSLVKVKDAQEKAVMGSVSIDSARAHDFLSQSRPRRNVEDKWHRSTPDFQSYYRFYNSIGHIEGLYEIDRLRILYQQMRHLEQVHGADAPAYQNLLGMQTTLAPPTTTLPPTTTLPPTTTEPPPPPTTQNPLADAEVFYLCNPRDTMCKPQIVFLPTGAVPVLCDPRYNAACRPKSKEEIAAAAAAAAAAAAPPPPPPPPPKKSAPPPLPPAPPVAVGKSMEYDCDPYWDPDCLVDHPLRPAQAATPPPTPPPAAVVPVIKKVEEKTEEAREIQPQFDPYDYKRDLYDPYRYINAAADEE; encoded by the exons ATGTCAAGGATGCTGTCCAAAGTTTCCCTGCTCTGGGCGTTGTGCTGCATGGTGTTAATACCAG ATTTGCTAGAAGCAACATCTTTAGTGAAAGTAAAGGATGCTCAAG AGAAAGCAGTCATGGGCTCCGTCAGCATAGATTCAGCCAGAGCCCATGACTTCTTGTCCCAGTCTCGACCCAGGAGGAACGTTGAGGACAAGTGGCATCGGAGCACCCCTGACTTCCAGTCCTACTACCGCTTCTACAACAGCATCGGACACATTGAAGGG CTCTACGAGATCGACAGACTCCGCATCCTGTACCAGCAGATGCGTCACCTGGAGCAGGTCCACGGGGCGGACGCCCCCGCCTACCAGAACCTCCTGGGCATGCAGACCACCCTGGcgccgcccaccaccaccctgccgCCGACCACCACCCTACCCCCGACCACCACGgagccccccccgccgcccaccACCCAGAACCCCCTGGCAGACGCCGAGGTCTTCTACCTGTGCAACCCCAGGGACACAATGTGCAAGCCGCAGATTGTGTTCCTGCCCACGGGGGCGGTGCCGGTGCTGTGTGACCCGCGCTACAACGCCGCCTGCAGGCCCAAGTCCAAGGAGGagatcgccgccgccgccgccgccgccgccgccgccgccgcgcccccgcctccaccgccgccgccccccaagaagtccgcccctccccctcttccaccTGCTCCGCCCGTCGCCGTGGGCAAGTCCATGGAGTACGACTGCGACCCCTACTGGGACCCCGACTGCCTCGTCGACCACCCGCTACGCCCCGCCCAGGCGGCCACccctcctcctacccccccgcccgcggcggtggtgccggtgataaagaaggtggaggagaagacggAGGAAGCGAGGGAGATCCAGCCGCAGTTTGATCCTTACGATTACAAACGTGACCTCTACGACCCCTACCGCTACATCAACGCCGCTGCCGATGAAGAGTAA
- the metap1d gene encoding methionine aminopeptidase 1D, mitochondrial yields MAAPCVAGFASKPGLGGSLGRACALWMHGPAVPRQQHRRFFWRKWNNSDFSHNVVRPATVRPAYSVPKHIVRPNYIGKAAVPEWPDYVELMDQEQIAGLTKACQLARQVLLLAGSCLKVGMTTDEIDFIVHQETIKHNAYPSPLRYGGFPKSVCTSVNNVICHGIPDSRQLQDGDIINVDVTVYFEGYHGDTSETFLIGQVDEPGQRLVEIAKRCRDEAIAACRPGAPLSVIGNTISEIALTTGFEVCPYFIGHGIGSYFHGHPEIWHHANDNDMTMDEGMAFTIEPIITEGSSEFRILRDKWTAVSADDKRSAQFEHTVVITSDGVDILTKLPEESSL; encoded by the exons ATGGCGGCGCCCTGTGTCGCTGGCTTTGCGTCGAAACCAG GGCTGGGAGGTTCCCTCGGGAGAGCCTGTGCTCTGTGGATGCACGGTCCTGCTGTCCCACGTCAACAACACAGGAGGTTCTTCTGGCGGAAGTGGAATAATTCAGATTTTTCTCATAATGTTGTTCGGCCGGCTACCGTAAGGCCTGCTTACTCCGTTCCCAAG CACATTGTGCGACCTAACTATATTGGCAAAGCAGCGGTCCCAGAATGGCCAGACTATGTAGAGCTCATGGACCAGGAGCAGATCGCGGGGCTCACCAAAGCCTGCCAGCTGGCAAGACAGGTGTTGCTACTGGCTGGAAGTTGTCTCAAG gTTGGCATGACGACCGATGAGATAGACTTCATAGTTCACCAAGAGACGATTAAACACAATGCGTATCCCTCCCCTCTCCGATACGGGGGGTTCCCCAAATCAGTCTGTACTTCTGTCAACAACGTGATCTGTCATGGTATACcggacag CCGTCAGCTCCAAGATGGAGATATCATTAATGTTGATGTGACT GTTTACTTTGAGGGTTACCATGGCGACACCTCAGAAACCTTCTTGATTGGCCAGGTGGATGAGCCCGGGCAGCGTCTGGTTGAGATAGCGAAGCGCTGTCGAGACGAAGCCATCGCTGCTTGCAGACCCGGCGCGCCGCTCAGTGTCATAGGGAACACTATTAG TGAGATAGCCCTCACAACCGGCTTTGAAGTGTGTCCCTATTTCATTGGCCATGGAATAGGCTCCTACTTTCATGGTCATCCTGAAATCTGGCATCATG CAAATGACAATGACATGACCATGGATGAAGGCATGGCCTTCACAATAG AACCCATAATAACGGAGGGATCTTCAGAGTTCAGAATCCTTCGAGATAAATGGACAGCAGTTTCTGCAGATGACAAAAG GTCGGCTCAGTTTGAACACACAGTGGTCATCACCTCTGATGGGGTAGATATCCTTACCAAGCTTCCAGAAGAGAGCAGTCTGTGA
- the LOC132463398 gene encoding LOW QUALITY PROTEIN: dynein, cytoplasmic 1, intermediate chain 2a-like (The sequence of the model RefSeq protein was modified relative to this genomic sequence to represent the inferred CDS: inserted 2 bases in 2 codons; deleted 3 bases in 3 codons), with protein MSDKSELKAELERKKQRIAQIREEKKRKEEEKKKKDGDAKRGADGSGGPAAEDSDLDRKRREAEALLQSVGITPDLAHAEPLRIITEDTCLFHYLVPAPMSPSNKSVGSDAGSQDSGDGNAGPRTLHWDPDPSTLQLHSDSELMGRGPVKLCMSKVTQVDFLPXEMVSYCKETQTPTETVTHGEQKEEEEDEERDAAPVQDLQEEKGEQGEQEEEVKELTEEEKLQLLHTEDFMSFFERGSRIVERALGERVDVCFDYSGRDLEDKEGEMQAGAKLVLNRQFADERWTKNRVVTCLDWSPQYPELLVASYNNNEDAPHEPDGVALVWNLKYKKNTPEYTFHCQSEVMSAGFARFHPNLVVGGTYSGQIVLWDNRSNKRTPVQRTPLSASAHTHPVYCVNVVGTQNAHNLISISTDGKMCSWSLDMLSQPQDSLELMFKQSKAVAVTSMAFPLADVNNFVVGSEDGSVYTACRHGSKAGITDVFEGHHGPVTGLSCHSAAGAVDFSHLFISSSFDWTVKLWSTKSTRPLYSXEDSCDYVYDVMWSPTHPALFACVDLAGRLDLWNLNNDTEVPTASVCVEGAPALNRVRWSHSGREIATGDSDGQVQVYDVGEQICVPKADEWTRFVRTLAEINENREEAEELAA; from the exons ATGTCTGACAAGAGTGAGCTGAAGGCCGAGTTGGAGAGGAAGAAGCAGCGCATTGCCCAGATccgagaggagaagaagagaaaagaggaagagaagaaaaagaaggat GGGGATGCTAAGCGTGGAGCGGACGGGTCTGGGGGTCCCGCGGCTGAAGACTCAGATCTggacaggaagaggagagaggcggaggcTCTGCTGCAGAGTGTGGGTATCACCCCTGATTTAGCCCAcg CGGAGCCTCTGAGGATAATAACAGAGGATACGTGTCTGTTTCACTACCTAGTCCCCGCCCCCATGTCTCCTTCCAACAAATCAGTGGGCAGCGACGCCGGGAGCCAGGACTCCGGCGACGGGAACGCCGGgcccag GACATTGCACTGGGACCCTGACCCTTCCACCCTGCAGCTCCACTCCGACTCTGAGCTGATGGG ACGTGGACCCGTGAAGCTGTGTATGTCCAAGGTGACGCAGGTGGACTTCCTCC AGGAGATGGTGTCCTACTGCAAGGAAACACAGACCCCCACTGAGACAGTTACACATGGAGAGCAGAAAgaag aagaggaggatgaggagagggatgCGGCCCCagtccaggacctccaggaggagaagggggagcagggcgagcaggaggaggagg TCAaggagctgacggaggaggagaagctgcAGCTGCTCCACACCGAGGACTTCATGTCCTTCTTCGAGCGGGGCAGCAGGATCGTGGAGCGGGCTCTGGGCGAGCGCGTGGACGTCTGCTTCGACTACAGCGGGCGGGACCTGGAGGACAAGGAGGG CGAAATGCAGGCTGGCGCCAAGTTGGTGCTGAACAGACAGTTTGCAGACGAACGCTGGACAAAGAACCGAGTGGTCACCTGTCTCGACTGGTCCCCACAA TACCCAGAGCTGCTGGTGGCGTCGTACAACAACAACGAGGACGCC CCGCATGAGCCCGACGGCGTGGCACTGGTCTGGAACCTCAAGTACAAGAAGAACACGCCCGAGTACACCTTCCACTGCCAG TCGGAGGTGATGTCAGCAGGCTTCGCCCGCTTCCACCCCAAC CTGGTGGTGGGCGGGACGTACTCGGGACAGATCGTCCTGTGGGACAACCGGAGCAACAAGCGCACCCCCGTGCAGAGGACCCCGCTGTCTGCGTCCGCACACACG CACCCGGTGTACTGTGTGAACGTGGTGGGCACCCAGAACGCCCACAACCTGATCAGCATCTCCACAGATGGCAAGATGTGCTCCTGGAGCCTGGACATGCTCTCCCAGCCACAG GACAGCCTGGAGCTCATGTTCAAGCAGAGCAAGGCGGTGGCCGTCACCTCCATGGCCTTC CCCCTCGCCGACGTCAACAACTTTGTGGTGGGCAGCGAGGACGGATCGGTGTACACCGCCTGCCGCCACGGGAG TAAGGCGGGCATCACGGACGTGTTCGAGGGCCACCACGGCCCCGTGACCGGGCTGAGCTGCCACAGCGCGGCGGGGGCCGTGGACTTCTCCcacctcttcatctcctcctccttcgacTGGACCGTCAAGCTCTGGAGCACCAAG AGCACCCGTCCGCTGTACT TTGAGGACAGCTGCGACTACGTGTACGACGTGATGTggtcccccacccaccccgccCTGTTCGCCTGCGTGGACCTGGCCGGGCGCCTGGACCTCTGGAACCTCAACAACGACACTGAG GTCCCCACTGCCAGCGTGTGCGTGGAGGGGGCTCCGGCTCTGAACCGCGTGCGGTGGTCCCACTCTGGGCGAGAGATCGCCACCGGGGACTCTGACGGACAGGTGCAGGTCTACGACGTGGGAGAG CAAATCTGCGTCCCCAAGGCGGACGAGTGGACCCGCTTCGTGCGGACGCTGGCCGAGATCAACGAGAACcgcgaggaggcggaggagctgGCCGCCTGA
- the slc25a12 gene encoding calcium-binding mitochondrial carrier protein Aralar1 has translation MAVKIQSTKRADPSELKAIFQKYASVADKDGEKLMTPGDFVQKYLGLHTQIHHNPKTVQLIAGVADTTKDGLISFQEFLAFESVLCVPDALFIVAFQLFDKTGTGDISFENVRDIFGQTTVHHHIPFNWDCEFIRLHFGHDRKKRLSYLEFTQFLQELQLEHARQAFAQKDNGKSGAISAMDFSDIMATIRHHMLTPFVEENLVSAAGGNTSHMVSFSYFNAFNSLLNNMELIRKIYSTLAGTRKDTLVTKEEFVHAANRFGQVTPMEIDILYQLSGLHSASGRLNLADIERIAPLEEGSLPYHLVEAQKQAQGDTSRPVYLQAAESAYRFSLGAIAGATGATAVYPIDLVKTRMQNQRSTGSFVGELMYKNSFDCAKKVLRYEGVFGFYRGLVPQLIGVAPEKAIKLTVNDFVRDKFTTKDGSIPLIAEVMSGACAGGSQVIFTNPLEIVKIRLQVAGEITTGPRVSALNVVRDLGFFGLYKGAKACFLRDIPFSAIYFPVYAHVKAEFADEQGRLGALQLLTAGAIAGIPAASLVTPADVIKTRLQVAARAGQTSYTGVIDCFRKIMQEEGFRALWKGAGARVCRSSPQFGVTLLTYELLQRWFYVDFGGHRPAGSEPTPKSRISELPPIHAEHVGGYRLAAATFAGVENKFGLHLPKFKSSGVVSIHQAEPAKTPAP, from the exons ATGGCGGTCAAG ATACAATCCACCAAACGAGCGGACCCAAGTGAGCTCAAGGCAATCTTCCAGAAA TATGCCAGCGTAGCAGACAAGGATGGCGAGAAGTTAATGACCCCAGGAGACTTTGTCCAGAAGTACCTGGGACTGCACACGCAAATCCACCACAACCCCAAAACTGTCCAACTCATCGCTGGAGTGGCAGACACCACTAAAGACGG actgaTCTCATTCCAGGAGTTCCTAGCATTCGAGTCGGTGCTGTGTGTCCCAGACGCCCTCTTCATAGTTGCTTTCCAGCTGTTTGACAAGACAGGAACAGGAGACATTTCCTTTG AGAATGTGCGAGATATCTTCGGCCAGACCACGGTGCACCACCACATTCCCTTCAACTGGGACTGTGAGTTCATCCGCCTGCACTTCGGCCACGACCGCAAGAAGCGCCTCAGCTACCTGGAGTTCACCCAGTTCCTACAG gAGCTGCAGCTGGAGCATGCCCGCCAGGCCTTTGCCCAGAAGGACAATGGCAAGAGCGGCGCCATTTCCGCCATGGACTTCAGTGACATCATGGCCACCATCCGGCACCACATGCTCACGCCATTTGTGGAGGAGAACCTGGTTTCG GCTGCAGGGGGCAACACCTCGCACATGGTCAGCTTCTCCTACTTCAACGCCTTCAACTCCCTCCTCAACAACATGGAGTTGATCCGCAAGATCTACAGCACACTGGCCGGCACGCGCAAGGACACGCTGGTCACCAAAG AGGAGTTTGTCCACGCCGCCAACAGGTTTGGCCAGGTCACTCCGATGGAGATTGACATCCTGTACCAACTCTCCGGGCTTCACTCCGCCTCTGG GCGTCTGAACCTGGCCGACATCGAGAGGATAGCCCCCTTAGAGGAAGGCTCTCTGCCCTACCACCTGGTGGAGGCCCAGAAACAG gcCCAGGGGGACACATCGAGGCCGGTGTATCTCCAAGCAGCGGAGTCTGCCTACAGGTTCTCCCTTGGCGCCATCGCTGGAG CCACGGGGGCCACGGCGGTGTACCCCATCGACCTGGTGAAGACCCGCATGCAGAACCAGAGGTCCACGGGCTCCTTCGTGGGAGAGCTCATGTACAAGAACAGCTTCGACTGCGCCAAGAAGGTGCTGCGCTACGAGGGCGTCTTCGGCTTCTACAGAG GTCTGGTCCCCCAGCTCATAGGCGTGGCTCCGGAGAAGGCCATCAAACTCACG GTCAATGACTTTGTGAGAGACAAGTTCACCACCAAAGACGGCTCCATTCCTCTCATCGCAGAGGTTATGTCGGGAGCGTGT GCCGGGGGCTCCCAGGTCATCTTCACCAACCCTCTGGAGATCGTCAAGATCCGCCTGCAGGTGGCCGGAGAGATCACCACCGGCCCCAGGGTCAGCGCCCTGAACGTGGTCCGCGACCTGGGCTTCTTCGGCCTCTACAAG GGAGCCAAAGCGTGTTTCCTGAGGGACATCCCCTTCTCAGCCATATATTTCCCGGTGTACGCCCACGTCAAGGCAGAGTTTGCTGATGAGCAAGGCAGGCTGGGAGCACTGCAGCTGCTCACCGCCGGCGCCATTGCAG GTATTCCCGCCGCCTCGCTGGTGACCCCCGCGGACGTCATCAAGACGCGGCTGCAGGTGGCGGCGAGGGCGGGCCAGACCAGCTACACGGGCGTCATCGACTGCTTCAGGAAGATCATGCAGGAGGAGGGGTTCAGAGCCCTGTGGAAGGGAGCCGGAG CGCGTGTGTGCCGGTCCTCCCCTCAGTTCGGTGTGACTCTGTTGACCTATGAGCTCCTGCAGAGGTGGTTCTATGTGGACTTTGGCGGACA tcgtcCTGCCGGCTCCGAGCCCACCCCCAAGTCCCGCATCTCGGAGCTGCCCCCCATCCACGCCGAGCACGTGGGCGGCTACCGTCTGGCGGCCGCCACCTTCGCCGGCGTGGAGAACAAGTTCGGCCTCCACCTGCCCAAGTTCAAGTCCTCGGGCGTGGTCAGCATACACCAGGCGGAGCCCGCCAAGACGCCGGCCCCCTAG